The following coding sequences are from one Ornithodoros turicata isolate Travis chromosome 1, ASM3712646v1, whole genome shotgun sequence window:
- the LOC135370941 gene encoding uncharacterized protein LOC135370941 isoform X2: protein MESASTTLCSEMNVDQQMTEQPAWSAGTPKRRKTYLDANAPFVVPVSTIRYKRVREDQNVEPLARPSSEHMDTESSNSQLTAGCAMSPAHSEEALCGEDDWTSGDPFSTLEDNDAQREQGIPGDDSFEDSLVTCLDEFGRERLPHSSTTKAGAVAMLMSLVVSNGLTWKALGDIIDFVNKLFEPETDVLPRSKYLFRKLWSQKTKQHAKFHHLCSTCESVLTPDSSLCQLCGDKAKVDGNNPCFVIFNLEKQLKYVVGKTKEDLHRNLRTASSAQSIITDMTSAAGYKALREKVGLRESDLTLTVNTDGSPLFESSKTSVWPVQFVIDELPPRKRFSNCTLAGLWCSKSHPDMSVFLSEFVTEVNSMEPVLWEEDGCKPSSRSFVLCCAVDAPARAAVLNMKQHNGYSSCTWCLITCSYVDNCMRYISSQPVEQRTSELLVRDGELSLELDTDINGVKGPTPMMYLPGFDLVRGCSVEYMHSVLLGVARQLNDHLFGSSHSVERYYIVVSFGHDPTSLLSWWVNPSWVKFFGSASARLARFASAALASTACTSSSP, encoded by the exons ATGGAAAGTGCTAGCACGACTCTCTGTTCCGAGATGAATGTCGATCAGCAGATGACGGAGCAGCCTGCGTGGTCTGCAGGAACCCCCAAACGCCGAAAGACATATTTGGATGCAAATGCTCCTTTCGTGGTACCGGTGTCGACGATAAGGTACAAGCGTGTACGCGAGGACCAGAACGTTGAGCCGCTCGCGCGGCCCAGCAGCGAGCACATGGACACAGAGAGCAGCAATTCACAGCTAACGGCAGGATGTGCTATGTCGCCTGCGCATTCAGAGGAAGCCTTGTGTGGCGAAGATGATTGGACAAGCGGGGACCCTTTCAGCACATTAGAAGACAACGACGCGCAGCGTGAGCAAGGTATTCCCGGGGATGATTCATTTGAGGACTCTTTGGTAACATGCCTGGATGAATTTGGGAGAGAGAGACTGCCGCATTCATCTACGACAAAGGCGGGCGCCGTTGCCATGCTAATGTCGCTTGTCGTGAGCAACGGCCTGACTTGGAAGGCCCTTGGAGACATCATCGATTTTGTCAATAAGCTTTTCGAACCAGAAACCGATGTGTTACCACGCAGTAAGTACCTGTTCCGAAAGCTGTGGTCCCAGAAGACAAagcaacatgcaaagttccatCACCTGTGCTCGACATGTGAATCAGTTTTGACTCCCGATAGTTCACTGTGTCAGCTGTGTGGGGACAAAGCAAAGGTGGATGGAAACAATCCGTGTTTTGTAATATTCAACCTTGAGAAGCAGCTGAAGTACGTTGTgggaaaaacaaaagaagaccTTCACAGAAATCTCCGCACTGCTAGCTCGGCACAAAGTATCATAACCGATATGACATCTGCCGCAGGCTATAAAGCTCTGAGAGAAAAGGTGGGACTGCGTGAGAGTGACTTGACTTTAACTGTGAACACGGATGGCAGCCCGCTCTTCGAGTCTTCAAAGACCTCTGTGTGGCCCGTCCAGTTTGTCATCGATGAACTACCACCTCGTAAACGTTTCAGTAACTGCACCCTCGCTGGCCTCTGGTGTTCGAAGAGCCACCCGGATATGTCCGTCTTCCTTTCAGAGTTTGTAACAGAGGTGAACAGCATGGAACCTGTTCTCTGGGAGGAAGATGGATGCAAGCCCTCTTCGCGATCATTTGTGCTTTGCTGTGCCGTGGATGCTCCCGCACGCGCTGCTGTCCTCAATATGAAACAGCATAACGGGTACAGCTCGTGCACATGGTGTCTAATCACTTGCAGCTATGTGGACA ATTGTATGCGCTACATAAGTAGCCAACCCGTGGAACAGCGAACATCAGAGTTGCTAGTGCGAGATGGCGAACTCTCACTAGAATTGGACACTGATATCAATGGTGTCAAAGGGCCAACACCAATGATGTACCTGCcag GTTTTGACCTTGTTCGAGGCTGCAGTGTAGAATACATGCACTCTGTGTTGCTTGGGGTAGCACGTCAGTTGAACGATCACCTGTTTGGCTCGTCCCACTCAGTAGAACGCTACTACATAG TGGTTTCGTTTGGACATGATCCCACATCGCTGCTTTCATGGTGGGTCAATCCATCGTGGGTGAAGTTTTTCGGCTCGGCATCGGCGCGACTCGCACGTTTCGCGTCAGCCGCATTGGCATCAACAGCATgtacatcatcatcaccatga
- the LOC135370941 gene encoding uncharacterized protein LOC135370941 isoform X1, with translation MESASTTLCSEMNVDQQMTEQPAWSAGTPKRRKTYLDANAPFVVPVSTIRYKRVREDQNVEPLARPSSEHMDTESSNSQLTAGCAMSPAHSEEALCGEDDWTSGDPFSTLEDNDAQREQGIPGDDSFEDSLVTCLDEFGRERLPHSSTTKAGAVAMLMSLVVSNGLTWKALGDIIDFVNKLFEPETDVLPRSKYLFRKLWSQKTKQHAKFHHLCSTCESVLTPDSSLCQLCGDKAKVDGNNPCFVIFNLEKQLKYVVGKTKEDLHRNLRTASSAQSIITDMTSAAGYKALREKVGLRESDLTLTVNTDGSPLFESSKTSVWPVQFVIDELPPRKRFSNCTLAGLWCSKSHPDMSVFLSEFVTEVNSMEPVLWEEDGCKPSSRSFVLCCAVDAPARAAVLNMKQHNGYSSCTWCLITCSYVDNCMRYISSQPVEQRTSELLVRDGELSLELDTDINGVKGPTPMMYLPGFDLVRGCSVEYMHSVLLGVARQLNDHLFGSSHSVERYYIVGSLRAEEMAACERLLGCTRPQNAFHDGNVCMLGHSHTGRLSSTELDAIERFLNCKPASIMEHDRFIFGTQVFHSSSYSRPSRSDSTVFVSSGGVYYKIEKVVKVCTGASPKCLLVCRSIVVCVSSCVYPPHIKSAFSPSVKKYIFYNLRA, from the exons ATGGAAAGTGCTAGCACGACTCTCTGTTCCGAGATGAATGTCGATCAGCAGATGACGGAGCAGCCTGCGTGGTCTGCAGGAACCCCCAAACGCCGAAAGACATATTTGGATGCAAATGCTCCTTTCGTGGTACCGGTGTCGACGATAAGGTACAAGCGTGTACGCGAGGACCAGAACGTTGAGCCGCTCGCGCGGCCCAGCAGCGAGCACATGGACACAGAGAGCAGCAATTCACAGCTAACGGCAGGATGTGCTATGTCGCCTGCGCATTCAGAGGAAGCCTTGTGTGGCGAAGATGATTGGACAAGCGGGGACCCTTTCAGCACATTAGAAGACAACGACGCGCAGCGTGAGCAAGGTATTCCCGGGGATGATTCATTTGAGGACTCTTTGGTAACATGCCTGGATGAATTTGGGAGAGAGAGACTGCCGCATTCATCTACGACAAAGGCGGGCGCCGTTGCCATGCTAATGTCGCTTGTCGTGAGCAACGGCCTGACTTGGAAGGCCCTTGGAGACATCATCGATTTTGTCAATAAGCTTTTCGAACCAGAAACCGATGTGTTACCACGCAGTAAGTACCTGTTCCGAAAGCTGTGGTCCCAGAAGACAAagcaacatgcaaagttccatCACCTGTGCTCGACATGTGAATCAGTTTTGACTCCCGATAGTTCACTGTGTCAGCTGTGTGGGGACAAAGCAAAGGTGGATGGAAACAATCCGTGTTTTGTAATATTCAACCTTGAGAAGCAGCTGAAGTACGTTGTgggaaaaacaaaagaagaccTTCACAGAAATCTCCGCACTGCTAGCTCGGCACAAAGTATCATAACCGATATGACATCTGCCGCAGGCTATAAAGCTCTGAGAGAAAAGGTGGGACTGCGTGAGAGTGACTTGACTTTAACTGTGAACACGGATGGCAGCCCGCTCTTCGAGTCTTCAAAGACCTCTGTGTGGCCCGTCCAGTTTGTCATCGATGAACTACCACCTCGTAAACGTTTCAGTAACTGCACCCTCGCTGGCCTCTGGTGTTCGAAGAGCCACCCGGATATGTCCGTCTTCCTTTCAGAGTTTGTAACAGAGGTGAACAGCATGGAACCTGTTCTCTGGGAGGAAGATGGATGCAAGCCCTCTTCGCGATCATTTGTGCTTTGCTGTGCCGTGGATGCTCCCGCACGCGCTGCTGTCCTCAATATGAAACAGCATAACGGGTACAGCTCGTGCACATGGTGTCTAATCACTTGCAGCTATGTGGACA ATTGTATGCGCTACATAAGTAGCCAACCCGTGGAACAGCGAACATCAGAGTTGCTAGTGCGAGATGGCGAACTCTCACTAGAATTGGACACTGATATCAATGGTGTCAAAGGGCCAACACCAATGATGTACCTGCcag GTTTTGACCTTGTTCGAGGCTGCAGTGTAGAATACATGCACTCTGTGTTGCTTGGGGTAGCACGTCAGTTGAACGATCACCTGTTTGGCTCGTCCCACTCAGTAGAACGCTACTACATAG TGGGCAGCCTGCGTGCAGAGGAGATGGCTGCCTGTGAGCGACTTCTTGGCTGTACCCGTCCCCAGAATGCATTCCACGATGGGAATGTGTGCATGTTGGGCCACAGCCACACCGGGAGACTAAGCTCAACAGAATTGGACGCCATAGAACGCTTTCTGAACTGCAAGCCAGCCAGCATCATGGAGCATGATAGGTTCATCTTTGGCACTCAAGTCTTCCACAGTAGCAGCTACTCAAGGCCGTCTAGAAGTGACTCCACTGTATTTGTATCGAGTGGTGGCGTCTACTACAAGATAGAAAAAGTGGTGAAAGTGTGTACTGGAGCTTCTCCAAAGTGCCTACTGGTCTGCAGAAGCATCGTTGTGTGCGTATCTTCATGTGTGTATCCACCACATATCAAAAGTGCTTTCTCTCCCAGCGTGAAGAAGTACATATTCTACAACCTGAGAGCATAA
- the LOC135387239 gene encoding uncharacterized protein LOC135387239: MSLKEHLQYDYRSDQIYGFANTGKKRNPQMANSALLVVLSGISRSWVQPLSYLFSKSAVSADTLNDLIQELIRQLQTMDIFVKVVVCDQGASNIALSRKLEISPSKPYFTVNGSKVYFVFDPPHLMKITRNLLLKHDLQIGDCQQRVQWSFIKELYESDYPLTAQWVPKLTYNYIQPSPFCRMKVKLAVQVLSDRVSTGIATLIGMGRTHPAGIATSEFLLKMDVLFDCLNRSSIERRYDKKMRYAMQESTNHQKLLESAVQWIARWKFVSDRQPPTVRGWQITIRSVLALWEDLHQNFGFEYLLTRRLKQDPLENMFGQFRQMHGCNETPIAFQFVAGLKHTLVGRLSNLPSRGNCEADTTELLK; this comes from the coding sequence ATGTCTCTGAAGGAGCATTTGCAGTATGATTATCGATCAGACCAAATTTATGGATTTGCAAACACAGGAAAGAAGAGGAACCCTCAGATGGCAAATTCAGCATTGCTTGTTGTGCTCTCGGGGATATCAAGATCCTGGGTCCAACCCTTGTCTTACCTCTTTTCGAAGTCAGCTGTGTCAGCAGATACACTTAACGATTTGATTCAAGAGCTTATTCGGCAGCTTCAGACAATGGATATCTTTGTGAAAGTGGTTGTATGCGACCAGGGTGCCAGCAACATTGCATTGTCAAGAAAGCTTGAGATTTCCCCATCAAAGCCATATTTCACAGTTAATGGCTCCAAAGTATACTTTGTTTTTGACCCGCCTCACCTGATGAAAATTACACGGAACCTTCTGTTGAAGCATGATCTTCAGATTGGAGATTGTCAACAGAGGGTTCAGTGGTCTTTCATCAAGGAGTTGTATGAATCAGACTACCCCTTAACGGCTCAATGGGTACCCAAATTAACATACAACTACATTCAGCCTTCACCCTTTTGTCGTATGAAGGTTAAACTTGCAGTGCAAGTGCTAAGCGACCGAGTTTCCACTGGGATCGCTACCCTGATTGGGATGGGGCGTACGCATCCAGCAGGCATTGCGACCTCGGAATTCCTCCTCAAGATGGATGTGCTGTTTGATTGTTTGAACCGCTCATCTATCGAACGACGTTACGACAAAAAGATGCGATATGCTATGCAGGAATCCACCAATCATCAGAAGTTACTCGAGTCCGCTGTCCAATGGATTGCACGGTGGAAGTTCGTCAGTGATAGGCAACCTCCTACTGTAAGGGGATGGCAAATCACAATTCGCTCAGTGCTTGCATTGTGGGAAGACCTTCACCAAAATTTTGGTTTTGAATATCTGCTGACACGGAGGCTTAAGCAGGACCCCCTGGAGAACATGTTTGGGCAATTCCGGCAGATGCACGGGTGCAACGAGACGCCCATCGCGTTTCAATTCGTTGCAGGTCTCAAGCACACCCTCGTGGGGAGACTCTCGAATCTTCCCAGCAGAGGGAATTGCGAGGCTGATACGACTGAACTCCTGAAATAA